A genomic window from Arvicola amphibius chromosome 5, mArvAmp1.2, whole genome shotgun sequence includes:
- the Mfap1 gene encoding microfibrillar-associated protein 1 produces the protein MSVPSALMKQPPIQSTAGAVPVRNEKGEISMEKVKVKRYVSGKRPDYAPMESSDEEDEEFQFIKKAKEQEAEPEEQEEDSSSDPRLRRLQNRISEDVEERLARHRKIVEPEVVGESDSEVEGDAWRIEREDSSEEEEEEIDDEEIERRRGMMRQRAQERKNEEMEVMELEDEGHSGEESESESEYEEYTDSEDEMEPRLKPVFIRKKDRVTVQEREAEALKQKELEQEAKRMAEERRKYTLKIVEEETKKELEENKRSLAALDALNTDDENDEEEYEAWKVRELKRIKRDREDREALEKEKAEIERMRNLTEEERRAELRANGKVITNKAVKGKYKFLQKYYHRGAFFMDEDEEVYKRDFSAPTLEDHFNKTILPKVMQVKNFGRSGRTKYTHLVDQDTTSFDSAWGQESAQNTKFFKQKAAGVRDVFERPSAKKRKTT, from the exons ATGTCGGTCCCAAGCGCACTCATGAAGCAACCGCCTATTCAGTCTACGGCTGGGGCCGTCCCAGTTCGCAATGAGAAAG GTGAGATTTCAATGGAAAAAGTAAAGGTAAAACGTTATGTGTCCGGAAAGAGGCCAGATTATGCCCCTATGGAGTCCTCAGATGAAGAGGATGAAGAATTTCAGTTCATTAAGAAAGCTAAGGAACAAGAGGCAGAGCCTGAGGAACAGGAAGAGGATTCGTCCAGTGACCCCCGACTTCGGCGTTTACAGAACCGCATCAGTGAAGATGTAGAAGAGAG ATTGGCTCGACACCGGAAAATAGTAGAACCTGAAGTGGTAGGAGAAAGTGACTCAGAAGTAGAAGGAGATGCCTGGCGCATAGAACGAGAAGATAGcagtgaagaagaggaggaagaaattgaTGATGAG GAAATAGAGCGGCGCCGTGGCATGATGCGTCAGCgagcacaggagaggaaaaatgaaGAGATGGAAGTCATGGAATTGGAAGATGAAGGACACTCCGGGGAGGAGTCGGAGTCAGAGTCTGAGTATGAGGAGTACACGGACAGTGAAGACGAGATGGAGCCTCGACTTAAGCCTGTCTTCATCCGAAA GAAGGACCGAGTGACAGTTCAAGAACGAGAAGCTGAAGCGTTGAAACAGAAGGAACTGGAACAGGAAGCAAAACGCATGGCTGAGGAGCGCCGCAAGTACACACTAAAG ATTGTAGAAGAAGAGACCAAGAAAGAGCTGGAGGAGAACAAGCGGTCTCTCGCTGCCCTGGATGCACTCAATACCGACGACGAAAATGATGAGGAGGAATATGAGGCATGGAAAGTCCGAGAGCTCAAAAGAATCAAGAGGGACAGAGAAGACCGAGAAGC acttgaaaaggagaaagcagaaattGAACGCATGCGAAACCTGACTGAGGAAGAAAGGCGGGCTGAACTTCGGGCAAATGGCAAAGTCATTACCAACAAAGCTGTTAAGGGCAAATACAAGTTTTTGCAAAAGTATTATCACCGGGGTGCCTTCTTCATG GATGAGGATGAAGAGGTCTACAAGAGGGATTTCAGTGCACCTACTCTTGAGGACCATTTCAACAAAACCATTCTTCCAAAAGTCATGCAG GTCAAGAATTTTGGACGGTCTGGTCGTACCAAGTACACCCACCTTGTGGATCAAGATACCACTTCCTTTGACTCTGCATGGGGCCAAGAGAGTGCCCAGAACACAAAGTTCTTTAAACAGAAGGCAGCTGGGGTACGTGATGTATTTGAGCGCCCATCTGCCAAGAAGAGGAAAACCACCTAA
- the Hypk gene encoding huntingtin-interacting protein K, whose translation MRRRGEIEMATEGDVELELETETSGPERPPEKPRKHDSGAADLERVTDYAEEKEIQSSNLETAMSVIGDRRSREQKAKQEREKELAKVTIKKEDLELIMTEMEISRAAAERSLREHMGNVVEALIALTN comes from the exons ATGCGGCGGCGCGGTGAGATCGAAATGGCGACCGAGGGagatgtggagctggagttagagaccgAGACCAGCGGCCCTGAGCGGCCTCCCGAGAAGCCACGGAAGCACGATAGTGGTGCTGCTGACTTGGAGCGGGTCACTGACTATGCGGAGGAGAAGGAGATCCAGAGTTCGAATCTGGAGACG GCTATGTCCGTCATTGGAGACAGACGGTCCAGGGAGCAAAAGGCAAAACAGGAGCG gGAAAAGGAACTGGCGAAGGTCACGATCAAGAAGGAAGATCTGGAGTTAATA ATGACAGAGATGGAGATCTCTCgagcagcagcagaaaggagCTTGCGGGAACACATGGGCAACGTTGTGGAGGCTCTTATTGCCTTAACCAACTGA
- the Serinc4 gene encoding LOW QUALITY PROTEIN: serine incorporator 4 (The sequence of the model RefSeq protein was modified relative to this genomic sequence to represent the inferred CDS: deleted 2 bases in 1 codon), whose amino-acid sequence MIGAKTVTGRSTTLGLAHQHDGIGDVMAKNPFYQVSCGPDSWISCCHFRRPSLTESFCSRLLYILLHLGASAICCLLLSRTVVERVWGKAHGIQMPSVLCAHLFGNLDCPVLSGSGAVYRVCAGTATFHLLQAVLLVRLHSPTSPRAQLHNSFWSFKLLFLLGLWTAAFCIPDEHLFPAWHYIGICGGFTFILLQLVLITAFAHSWNKNWQTGAAQDCHWFLAVLLTTLGFYSVAGVGALLLFHHYTHPDGCLLNKMILSLHLCFCGLLSFLSIAPCIRLKHPSSGLLQASVLSCYIMYLTFSALSSRPPETITFQGQNHTLCLPGQNKMGPQIPDTSVAVLSAGIMYACVLFACNEASYLAELFGPLWIIKVYNHEFQKPSLCFCCPQTVEPEDGQSSRVRPTDQETSPAAHVQSQHLSYSYSAFHFTFFLASLYVMVTLTNWFSYEGAELETFTKGSWATFWVKVASCWACVLLSMGLLLAPLLAPLSESPPPWYLQATLPSRQYCQETSGSAMDTGCKSPEPQNKPGHRKNEQRLPQVLILNLRSKKLEDKNHLHSTRNDRTEENANT is encoded by the exons ATGATAGGTGCAAAAACCGTCACCGGCCGGAGCACCACCCTGGGCCTTGCACACCAGCATGATGGAATCGGCGATGTCATGGCGAAAAACCCCTTTTATCAG GTGTCCTGTGGGCCTGACTCCTGGATCAGCTGCTGCCACTTTAGGCGGCCCTCTCTCACAGAGTCTTTTTGTAGCCGACTGCTCTACATCCTTCTCCATTTGGGGGCCTCAGCTATCTGCTGCCTCCTGCTGTCTAGGACAGTGGTAGAAAGGGTCTGGGGCAAAGCACATGGG ATCCAGATGCCCTCGGTGCTGTGTGCCCACCTGTTTGGCAACTTGGACTGTCCAGTGCTCAGTGGCTCTGGGGCTGTGTATCGAGTATGCGCAGGAACTGCCACGTTCCACCTGCTGCAGGCTGTGCTGCTAGTCCGCCTCCACTCCCCCACCAGCCCACGTGCACAGCTGCATAACAG CTTCTGGAGCTTCAAGTTGTTGTTCCTGTTAGGTCTCTGGACTGCTGCCTTCTGTATCCCTGATGAGCATCTCTTCCCAG CCTGGCATTATATTGGCATCTGTGGAGGCTTCACATTCATCCTATTACAGCTGGTGCTTATCACAGCCTTTGCCCACTCATGGAACAAGAATTG GCAGACTGGCGCAGCCCAGGACTGTCACTGGTTCCTAGCTGTCTTACTGACTACCCTAGGATTCTACAGTGTGGCAGGTGTGGGAGCTTTGCTACTGTTCCACCACTATACACACCCTGATGGCTGCCTGCTCAACAAGATGATACTCAGCCTACACCTTTGCTTCTGtggcctcctttctttcctctccatcgCACCTTGCATCCGCCTCA AGCACCCAAGCTCTGGCCTTCTACAAGCCTCTGTCCTCAGCTGCTATATCATGTATCTGACCTTCTCTGCACTGTCCAGCCGTCCCCCAGAGACAA TAACTTTTCAAGGACAGAATCACACCTTGTGCCTGCCTGGCCAGAATAAAATGGGACCACAAATACCAGACACCTCGGTAGCAGTGTTGAGCGCTGGCatcatgtatgcttgtgtgcttTTTGCTTG CAATGAGGCTTCCTACCTGGCTGAGTTATTTGGACCCCTGTGGATCATCAAGGTTTACAATCATGAGTTCCAG aagcccTCACTCTGTTTCTGCTGCCCCCAAACAGTGGAACCAGAGGATG GGCAAAGTAGCAGAGTCAGACCAACTGATCAAGAGACCTCACCAGCCGCTCATGTGCAAAGCCAGCATCTTTCCTACAGCTACTCTGCCTTccacttcaccttctttcttgcTTCACTCTATGTCATGGTTACCCTTACCAACTGGTTCAG TTATGAGGGAGCAGAACTGGAGACCTTCACTAAAGGTAGCTGGGCTACCTTCTGGGTCAAAGTTGCCTCATGCTGGGCCTGTGTACTCCTCTCTATGGGGCTGCTCCTGGCACCA CTGTTGGCTCCCCTCTCAGAATCACCACCACCCTGGTATCTTCAGGCAACACTGCCATCACGTCAGTACTGCCAG GAAACAAGTGGTTCAGCCATGGACACAGGATGTAAGAGCCCAGAACCACAGAACAAACCAGGGCACAGGAAAAACGAGCAGAGGCTACCACAGGTTTTAATCCTGAACTTGAGGTCAAAGAAACTGGAAGACAAAAACCACCTTCATTCCACGAGAAATGACAGAACAGAAGAGAATGCGAACACTTGA
- the Serf2 gene encoding small EDRK-rich factor 2 isoform X2 codes for MTRGNQRELARQKNMKKQSDSVKGKRRDDGLSAAARKQSAPSSLPPGTRRSCSRSRKRQTRRRRNPSSFVASCPTLLPYACVPGASPTMLEFLPVVLTGPSTDGIPFALSLQRVPFVLPSPQVASLPLGHSWG; via the exons ATGACCC GCGGTAACCAGCGAGAGCTCGCCCGCCAGAAGAACATGAAGAAGCAGAGCGACTCGGTTAAGGGAAAGCGCCGAGATGATGGGCTTTCTGCTGCCGCCCGCAAGCAGAG TGCCCCATCATCTCTACCCCCAGGGACTCGGAGATCatgcagcagaagcagaaaaaggCAAACGAGAAGAAGGAGGAACCCAAGTAGCTTTGTGGCTTCGTGTCCAACCCTCTTGCCCTACGCCTGTGTGCCTGGAGCCAGTCCCACCATGCTCGAGTTTCTTCCTGTAGTGCTCACAGGTCCCAGCACCGATGGCATTCCCTTTGCCCTGAGTCTGCAGCGGGTTCCTTTTGTGCTTCCTTCCCCTCAGGTAGCCTCTCTACCCCTGGGCCACTCCTGGGGGTGA
- the Serf2 gene encoding small EDRK-rich factor 2 isoform X1, with protein MTRGNQRELARQKNMKKQSDSVKGKRRDDGLSAAARKQRDSEIMQQKQKKANEKKEEPK; from the exons ATGACCC GCGGTAACCAGCGAGAGCTCGCCCGCCAGAAGAACATGAAGAAGCAGAGCGACTCGGTTAAGGGAAAGCGCCGAGATGATGGGCTTTCTGCTGCCGCCCGCAAGCAGAG GGACTCGGAGATCatgcagcagaagcagaaaaaggCAAACGAGAAGAAGGAGGAACCCAAGTAG
- the Ell3 gene encoding RNA polymerase II elongation factor ELL3 isoform X2, which translates to MEGTQEALSGKMRLLFTPAARTSLMMLRLNEAALRALQECQQQQVRPVIAFQGHRGYLRLPGPGWSCLFSFIVSQCGQEGTSGGLDLVYQRLGRSGPNCLHCLGSLRERLTIWAAMDTIPAPLLAHEHLTEDPRESESWQDTGDAPEGHPQMALDEVSDPLASNHGQSLPGSSSEPMAQWEVRNHTSLPNREPDQPPPSPANLKRLDKKRSAPITTEEPEEKRLRTLPPAPSPQGLSNQDSQEGGNWVQDEDGDEDSRLEQSLSDQAASESPSPKEVPDYLLQYGAIHSTEQQQAYEQDFETDYAEYRILHARVGAASQRFTELGAEIKRLERGTPEHKVLEDKIVQEYRKFRKRYPSYQEEKHRCEYLHQKLSHIKGLILEFEEKNRGS; encoded by the exons ATGGAGGGGACCCAAGAAGCTCTGAGTGGGAAAATGCGGCTCCTTTTCACCCCTGCTGCTCGGACCAGCCTTATGATGCTTAGGCTCAACGAGGCGGCGCTACGGGCACTGCAAGAGTGTCAGCAGCAACAG GTACGGCCTGTGATCGCTTTTCAAGGCCACCGAGGG TATCTAAGGCTTCCAGGCCCTGGATGGTCCTGCCTCTTCTCCTTCATAGTATCCCAGTGTGGCCAAGAGGGCACTAGTGGCGGCTTGGACCTTGTGTACCAACGTTTAGGCAG ATCTGGGCCTAACTGTCTCCACTGCCTGGGCTCACTGAGAGAGCGACTCACTATTTGGGCAGCCATGGATACTATCCCAGCCCCACTGTTAGCTCATGAACACCTGACTGAAGATCCCAGAGAGTCCGAGAGTTGGCAGGACACTGGAGATGCTCCTGAAGGCCATCCCCAGATGGCACTAGATGAG GTATCTGACCCACTGGCAAGCAACCATGGACAGTCACTCCCAGGATCCTCCAGTGAGCCCATGGCACAATGGGAAGTGAG GAACCACACCTCTCTTCCAAACAGAGAGCCGGACCAACCACCGCCTTCCCCTGCCAACCTGAAACGCCTGGACAAG AAACGGTCAGCACCTATAACCACTGAAGAACCAGAGGAAAAGAGGCTCAGAACTTTGCCTCCTGCCCCAAGTCCACAAGGGCTATCAAATCAGGACTCCCAAGAGGGAGGAAACTGGGTGCAAGATGAAGATGGAGATGAAGATTCCAGGCTGGAGCAGAGTCTCTCGGATCAAGCAG CCTCTGAATCCCCAAGCCCCAAGGAGGTACCAGATTATCTCCT GCAATACGGAGCCATCCACAGCACAGAGCAGCAACAGGCCTACGAGCAGGACTTTGAGACAGACTATGCTGAATACCGGATCCTGCATGCCCGTGTTGGGGCTGCCAGCCAAAGGTTCACAGAGCTGGGAGCGGAGATCAAGAGACTTGAGCGAGGAACTCCAGAACACAAG GTGCTAGAAGATAAAATAGTCCAGGAGTATAGAAAGTTCAGAAAG CGGTACCCAAGCTACCAAGAGGAGAAGCATCGCTGTGAGTACCTGCATCAGAAATTGTCCCACATTAAAGGTCTCATCCTGGAGTTTGAGGAAAAGAACAGGGGCAGCTGA
- the Ell3 gene encoding RNA polymerase II elongation factor ELL3 isoform X1, translating to MEGTQEALSGKMRLLFTPAARTSLMMLRLNEAALRALQECQQQQVRPVIAFQGHRGYLRLPGPGWSCLFSFIVSQCGQEGTSGGLDLVYQRLGRSGPNCLHCLGSLRERLTIWAAMDTIPAPLLAHEHLTEDPRESESWQDTGDAPEGHPQMALDEVSDPLASNHGQSLPGSSSEPMAQWEVRNHTSLPNREPDQPPPSPANLKRLDKKRSAPITTEEPEEKRLRTLPPAPSPQGLSNQDSQEGGNWVQDEDGDEDSRLEQSLSDQAASESPSPKEVPDYLLQYGAIHSTEQQQAYEQDFETDYAEYRILHARVGAASQRFTELGAEIKRLERGTPEHKVLEDKIVQEYRKFRKVRQAASNKRWGGSRFTFYKSVSLCSGTQATKRRSIAVSTCIRNCPTLKVSSWSLRKRTGAAETMQRTLEPVPSDEQNSSKVEQHICFSDFDPSLQGGK from the exons ATGGAGGGGACCCAAGAAGCTCTGAGTGGGAAAATGCGGCTCCTTTTCACCCCTGCTGCTCGGACCAGCCTTATGATGCTTAGGCTCAACGAGGCGGCGCTACGGGCACTGCAAGAGTGTCAGCAGCAACAG GTACGGCCTGTGATCGCTTTTCAAGGCCACCGAGGG TATCTAAGGCTTCCAGGCCCTGGATGGTCCTGCCTCTTCTCCTTCATAGTATCCCAGTGTGGCCAAGAGGGCACTAGTGGCGGCTTGGACCTTGTGTACCAACGTTTAGGCAG ATCTGGGCCTAACTGTCTCCACTGCCTGGGCTCACTGAGAGAGCGACTCACTATTTGGGCAGCCATGGATACTATCCCAGCCCCACTGTTAGCTCATGAACACCTGACTGAAGATCCCAGAGAGTCCGAGAGTTGGCAGGACACTGGAGATGCTCCTGAAGGCCATCCCCAGATGGCACTAGATGAG GTATCTGACCCACTGGCAAGCAACCATGGACAGTCACTCCCAGGATCCTCCAGTGAGCCCATGGCACAATGGGAAGTGAG GAACCACACCTCTCTTCCAAACAGAGAGCCGGACCAACCACCGCCTTCCCCTGCCAACCTGAAACGCCTGGACAAG AAACGGTCAGCACCTATAACCACTGAAGAACCAGAGGAAAAGAGGCTCAGAACTTTGCCTCCTGCCCCAAGTCCACAAGGGCTATCAAATCAGGACTCCCAAGAGGGAGGAAACTGGGTGCAAGATGAAGATGGAGATGAAGATTCCAGGCTGGAGCAGAGTCTCTCGGATCAAGCAG CCTCTGAATCCCCAAGCCCCAAGGAGGTACCAGATTATCTCCT GCAATACGGAGCCATCCACAGCACAGAGCAGCAACAGGCCTACGAGCAGGACTTTGAGACAGACTATGCTGAATACCGGATCCTGCATGCCCGTGTTGGGGCTGCCAGCCAAAGGTTCACAGAGCTGGGAGCGGAGATCAAGAGACTTGAGCGAGGAACTCCAGAACACAAG GTGCTAGAAGATAAAATAGTCCAGGAGTATAGAAAGTTCAGAAAGGTAAGACAGGCTGCAAGCAATAAGCGGTGGGGTGGAAGCCGCTTTACTTTTTACAAGAGTGTTTCTCTCTGCAGCGGTACCCAAGCTACCAAGAGGAGAAGCATCGCTGTGAGTACCTGCATCAGAAATTGTCCCACATTAAAGGTCTCATCCTGGAGTTTGAGGAAAAGAACAGGGGCAGCTGAAACCATGCAGAGGACTCTCGAGCCTGTGCCCAGTGATGAACAAAACAGCTCTAAGGTGGAGCAGCACATCTGCTTTTCCGATTTTGACCCTTCCCTCCAAGGTGGCAAGTAG